From the genome of Vespa crabro chromosome 24, iyVesCrab1.2, whole genome shotgun sequence, one region includes:
- the LOC124432278 gene encoding DNA repair protein XRCC1, producing MIIKFEKVINCSSEHPSYPATNLLDHRKNTSWRCAKPGEMLATVIFQLTEPSIITGVDIGNYRSCIVIVTASTSLEPDTWIPIVQHQFMTNDEAANGKFKDQVQLFAKRDLNPDILKIKFDRIKITCMQSANLKELFGLMFFIAKTEVSVDLGLDVFGRFKLKQKDENNEKPEIDEFKEKYLKMIANKRTKADPKSDLLKKVKESGMSAFTKRQEDEKEPMRRPLLEKLEAGKSDEVFGNQNKVPNNNVNKNTLATDIAIANATGIKDKQNENVKRTPFGDIVPSPIQKKDKNHLKNDNYNNVESRKRSLTIEEKDENKKIKKECPKCCKESEDRTCSTCGRLPQPKPLTSPINVKKNKSKKLFSQLFQDISFSLSGYVNPQRDEVRRKALKMGARYIANPDTSNNVCTHLICAFKNTPKYQQLKNHCKIVSHTFIEDCYNERKRLPWRRYALDNKEKKKAESEDEIEADVSREGTPNPFEEDTDSETYY from the exons atgattattaaattcgaaaaagtaataaattgtTCCTCGGAACATCCGTCTTATCCCGCTACTAATTTATTGGATCATCGTAAAAATACATCATGGAGATGCGCTAAGCCTGGAGAGATGTTAGCAACtgttatttttcaattgacTGAACCTTCTATAATAACGGGTGTTGATATTGgtaattatcgttcttgcATTGTTATTGTCACTGCATCAACGTCATTAGAACCTGACACCTGGATACCTATCGTACAACATCAGTTTATGACAAACGACGAGGCTGCTAATGGTAAATTTAAAGATCAAGTTCAATTATTTGCAAAAAGAGATTTAAATCctgatatattgaaaataaaatttgatcgGATTAAAATTACATGTATGCAGTCTGCAAACTTAAAGGAATTGTTTGGTCTAATGTTCTTCATAGCAAAGACAGAAGTATCAGTGGATTTAGGTCTTGATGTTTTTGGtcgttttaaattaaaacaaaaagatgaaaataatgagaaaccAGAGATAGACgaatttaaagagaaatatctCAAGATGATAGCCAATAAGAGAACAAAAGCAGATCCTAAAAGTGATTTACTTaagaaggtaaaagaaagTGGTATGTCAGCTTTTACTAAACGCCAAGAAGATGAGAAGGAACCAATGAGAAGGCCCTTGTTAGAAAAATTGGAAGCCGGCAAAAGTGATGAAGTATTTGGAAATCAAAACAAAGTtcctaataataatgtaaataaaaatacattggCTACTGATATAGCAATAGCTAATGCTACAGGAATAAAGgataaacaaaatgaaaatgtcaAGCGTACTCCATTTGGTGATATTGTACCATCTCCGAttcaaaagaaagataaaaatcatttaaaaaatgataattataataacgttgagTCAAGAAAACGTTCTTTGACTATTgaggaaaaagatgaaaataaaaaaattaaaaaagaatgtcCAAAATGTTGTAAAGAATCAGAAGACAGGACGTGTTCAACGTGTGGACGTTTGCCACAGCCTAAACCACTTACTTCTCCCattaatgttaaaaagaataaatcaaagaaattattttcacaacTCTTTCAAGATATTAGCTTTTCTCTTAGCGGATATGTTAATCCACAAAGAGATGAAGTCAGAAGGAAAGCACTTAAAATGGGTGCCAGATATATTGCTAATCCAGATACTTCTAATAATGTATGTACTCATTTGATTTGTGCCTTTAAGAATACAccaaaatatcaacaattaaAGAATCATTGTAAAATTGTATCGCATACATTCATTGAAGATTGTtataatgagagaaaaag ATTGCCATGGAGGAGATATGCCTTggataacaaagaaaaaaagaaagctgaAAGTGAAGATGAAATTGAAGCTGATGTATCTCGCGAAGGGACACCTAATCCATTCGAAGAAGATACAGATTCTGAGacctattattaa
- the LOC124432280 gene encoding adrenodoxin-like protein 2, mitochondrial, whose protein sequence is MALVRKFHQLSKSILILNSTRSVRKSIKNIPIISFVRTSSSSSSSTSQPLSEKQEVSITFVRASGQRIKAKGKVGDTILDIVVNNEVDLDGYGACEGTLTCSTCHLIFPKEVYDSLPDKPTDEELDMLDLAYDLTDTSRLGCQIVMTKELDGIEVKVPATINDARA, encoded by the exons ATGGCGTTAGTACGTAAATTTCATCAATTATCAAagtcaatattaattttaaattcaacGAGGTCCGTTCgtaaatctataaaaaatattccaataatttcattcgtacgaacgtcgtcgtcgtcgtcgtcgtcaacgtCTCAACCACTTTCAGAAAAACAAGA agtaaGTATAACGTTCGTTAGGGCCAGCGGTCAAAGGATAAAGGCTAAAGGCAAAGTAGGAGATACGATTTTGGATATAGTCGTAAATAATGAAGTTGACTTGGATGGTTATG gTGCTTGCGAAGGTACATTGACCTGTAGTACttgtcatttaatttttcccAAGGAAGTGTATGACAGTCTACCTGATAAACCAACAGACGAAGAATTAGATATGCTTGATCTAGCATATGATTTAACtgacac ATCCAGATTAGGATGTCAGATAGTCATGACAAAAGAATTAGATGGCATTGAAGTGAAGGTCCCAGCTACGATCAATGATGCACGAGCTTGA